The Sphingomonas sanxanigenens DSM 19645 = NX02 genome includes a region encoding these proteins:
- a CDS encoding DUF1501 domain-containing protein produces the protein MITRRALIAAGAAGGLGYALLPGFSVAAAATDQRFIFIIMRGAADGLSIVAPTGDPDFAAARGGRNVDSTGGARLDPMFTLHPSLVEMGKLYQANEALFVHAVASPYRDRSHFDGQNVLETGGESPYVLKDGWLNRMLALLPVDESRALAIAPAVPMALRGPRPVETYAAGPQPRVTDDLLARVGRMYQGDAELDEVWARAQSTRALAGDLGADAGRNAIALGALAGKLLGAESGPRIAMIETGGWDTHVSQRSRLEGQLKGLDGMIAALRTGLGPAWRRTTVLVATEFGRTVAINGTGGTDHGTASVAMLLGGAVKGGRVIADWPGLKPAALYEGRDLKPTESLHGVIAGAVAGHFGLEPKRVVAGLFPGSPASATEGLARA, from the coding sequence ATGATCACCCGTCGCGCGCTGATCGCCGCGGGAGCCGCGGGCGGGCTCGGCTACGCCCTGCTGCCCGGCTTCAGCGTTGCCGCCGCGGCGACCGACCAGCGCTTCATCTTCATCATCATGCGGGGCGCCGCCGACGGCCTCTCGATCGTCGCGCCCACGGGCGATCCCGATTTCGCCGCGGCGCGCGGGGGCCGCAACGTCGATTCGACGGGCGGCGCCCGGCTCGATCCGATGTTCACGTTGCACCCGTCGCTGGTCGAGATGGGCAAGCTTTACCAGGCAAACGAGGCGCTGTTCGTCCATGCCGTCGCCTCGCCCTATCGCGATCGATCGCATTTCGATGGCCAGAACGTGCTCGAGACCGGCGGAGAATCGCCCTATGTGCTCAAGGACGGCTGGCTGAACCGCATGCTCGCGCTGCTGCCCGTCGACGAATCGCGCGCCCTGGCGATCGCCCCGGCGGTGCCGATGGCGCTGCGCGGCCCGCGGCCGGTGGAGACCTATGCGGCAGGGCCGCAACCGCGCGTGACCGACGACCTGCTGGCGCGTGTCGGCCGGATGTATCAGGGCGATGCCGAACTGGACGAGGTCTGGGCGCGTGCACAATCGACGCGTGCGCTGGCGGGCGACCTTGGTGCCGACGCCGGGCGCAACGCGATCGCGCTGGGCGCGCTTGCCGGCAAGCTGCTCGGCGCCGAATCGGGGCCGCGAATCGCGATGATCGAGACGGGCGGCTGGGACACGCATGTCTCGCAGCGTTCGCGCCTCGAGGGGCAACTCAAGGGACTCGATGGCATGATCGCCGCGCTGCGCACCGGGCTCGGCCCCGCCTGGCGTCGGACGACGGTGCTGGTGGCGACCGAGTTCGGCCGCACCGTCGCGATCAACGGCACCGGCGGCACCGATCATGGCACGGCGTCGGTCGCGATGCTGCTGGGCGGCGCCGTGAAGGGCGGCCGGGTCATCGCCGACTGGCCGGGGCTCAAGCCGGCGGCGCTCTATGAAGGGCGCGATCTCAAGCCGACCGAATCGCTGCACGGCGTGATCGCCGGCGCGGTGGCGGGCCATTTCGGGCTTGAGCCGAAGCGCGTCGTCGCCGGGCTGTTCCCGGGATCGCCTGCGAGCGCGACCGAGGGGCTCGCTCGGGCGTAA
- a CDS encoding sigma-70 family RNA polymerase sigma factor, whose product MNGAAVAGDEIGRIYAAHAPWLRRWLQRRTRCGNRAADLAQDTFCRLLEGFDGDAIRDMRNYLAVIARRLLIDDIRHREVERAFLIAQAEIGGGVDEMTPDRIAEAVQLLDALALLLGQLAPEVREAFLLRRLDGLSHREIAARLGISDRTVKRHVARAYATCYALAYPD is encoded by the coding sequence ATGAACGGCGCGGCGGTTGCCGGCGACGAGATCGGGCGAATCTATGCAGCGCACGCGCCCTGGCTGCGGCGCTGGCTGCAGCGTCGCACCCGGTGCGGCAACCGCGCGGCGGATCTGGCGCAGGACACGTTCTGCCGGCTGCTCGAAGGCTTCGACGGCGACGCCATCCGCGACATGCGCAATTATCTGGCCGTCATCGCCAGACGGCTGCTGATCGATGACATCCGTCACCGCGAGGTGGAGCGTGCCTTCCTGATCGCGCAGGCCGAGATCGGCGGCGGCGTCGACGAGATGACGCCGGACCGGATCGCCGAGGCGGTGCAACTGCTCGATGCGCTCGCGCTGCTGCTCGGGCAATTGGCGCCGGAGGTGCGCGAGGCGTTTCTGCTGCGCCGGCTGGACGGGCTGAGCCATCGCGAAATCGCCGCGCGGCTGGGCATTTCGGACCGCACCGTCAAACGCCACGTCGCCCGCGCCTATGCCACCTGCTACGCGCTGGCCTATCCCGACTGA
- a CDS encoding TonB-dependent receptor produces MASNFAASLAVLAQALALSGAILPATAIAQSHATRRFDVPAGPLGSAIARLGRQAGLVVAVDPALVRGKRSAALSGDFTASAALDRLLTPAGLQAAPDGDGGYRVSARAAPAAPRAQPRRPLASSAPIGTPIVAEDDGGADSQIVVVGALTDVEIDEDQIEFRQAASLTDLFRQVPSVAVGGSLGIAQKIYVRGLEDNMLNVTVDGAPQRGTLFHHIGRVSIEPELLKTVDVKAGAGESTLGFGAIGGAIRFRTRDADDLLAPGKSVGGMAKAGWFSNDGYKLSATLYARLVGDIGVVGSYTYVDRSNMEDGSGRELLGTAAKQELGFVKVGGDLGGSHRISLSYEQRNEEAAFGQRPNWPVLVGDPLFPAEGKRQTATLNYGFAAGDGIDLEATAYWTRSRFEQDRFDRWGRYGAAIRSAGFDARARFRQAGHDLIVGAEYRSDKVVSRYLDDASVWGPWAWDPAIGRFEERGSVFGLYAQDHWRVADPLTLSYGLRYDGYDLKQVTYATGTDSDGVSWNAGLRYEPIDGLALHASFAEAFRGKEIGDAFTLETRPGRIALAPDLQPERVDNYEVGASFDRDGFRASAVYYHMAIDDVILDQIGSGPAPQAANYFENVGRFKANGVEVRAGYSSGPFSVDAYYNHYRSRLNGDQIEGYEHIGLGTSVGDNWNVTAGYRPLPTLGFEVSVNHYDDLNDIEVLQRNVEIGWAPTTQFVDKPGYTVIDLFARWQPLGDERLTLLAGVYNLFDVTYRAHASVADYTAIPDFEGVVGVREPGRDIRLTAAVRF; encoded by the coding sequence ATGGCATCCAATTTCGCGGCCTCGCTGGCCGTACTCGCCCAGGCGCTGGCCTTGTCCGGCGCGATTCTGCCTGCCACCGCCATCGCGCAATCGCACGCGACGCGCCGGTTCGACGTGCCGGCGGGGCCGCTGGGTTCGGCCATCGCCCGCCTCGGCCGCCAGGCCGGGCTGGTCGTCGCGGTCGATCCCGCGCTGGTCCGCGGCAAGCGCAGCGCGGCGCTCAGCGGCGATTTCACCGCCTCGGCGGCGCTCGACCGCCTGCTGACACCTGCCGGGTTGCAGGCCGCGCCCGATGGTGATGGCGGCTATCGCGTCTCCGCGCGCGCCGCGCCCGCCGCGCCGCGTGCGCAACCGCGCAGGCCGCTGGCGAGCAGCGCGCCGATCGGCACGCCGATCGTGGCGGAGGATGATGGCGGCGCGGACAGCCAGATCGTCGTCGTCGGCGCGCTGACCGACGTCGAGATCGACGAGGACCAGATCGAGTTTCGCCAGGCCGCGAGCCTGACCGACCTGTTCCGGCAGGTGCCCTCGGTCGCGGTCGGCGGATCGCTGGGGATCGCCCAGAAGATCTATGTGCGCGGCCTCGAGGACAATATGCTCAACGTCACGGTGGATGGCGCGCCGCAGCGCGGCACCCTGTTCCACCATATCGGCCGCGTCTCGATCGAGCCGGAACTGCTCAAGACGGTCGACGTGAAGGCCGGTGCCGGCGAATCGACATTGGGCTTCGGCGCGATCGGCGGCGCAATCCGCTTCCGCACGCGCGATGCCGACGATCTGCTGGCGCCCGGCAAGTCCGTGGGCGGCATGGCCAAGGCGGGCTGGTTCTCCAACGACGGCTACAAGCTCAGCGCCACGCTCTATGCGCGGCTGGTGGGCGACATCGGCGTGGTCGGATCCTACACCTATGTCGACCGCAGCAATATGGAGGACGGATCGGGCCGCGAACTGCTCGGCACGGCGGCGAAGCAGGAACTCGGCTTCGTCAAGGTCGGCGGCGACCTTGGTGGCAGCCACCGCATCTCGCTGAGCTATGAGCAGCGCAATGAGGAAGCGGCGTTCGGCCAGCGCCCCAACTGGCCGGTGCTCGTCGGCGATCCGCTTTTCCCCGCCGAGGGCAAGCGCCAGACCGCGACGCTCAACTATGGCTTCGCCGCCGGTGACGGCATCGATCTGGAAGCCACCGCCTATTGGACGCGATCGCGCTTCGAGCAGGATCGCTTCGATCGCTGGGGTCGCTATGGCGCCGCGATCCGCTCCGCCGGGTTCGACGCGCGCGCCCGCTTCCGCCAGGCCGGGCATGACCTGATCGTCGGCGCCGAATATCGCAGCGACAAGGTGGTCAGCCGCTATCTGGACGATGCGAGCGTCTGGGGGCCATGGGCGTGGGATCCGGCGATTGGCCGCTTCGAGGAGCGCGGCAGCGTGTTCGGCCTCTATGCGCAGGATCATTGGCGCGTCGCCGATCCGCTGACGCTCAGCTATGGCCTGCGCTATGACGGTTATGACCTCAAGCAGGTCACCTACGCCACCGGCACCGACAGCGACGGGGTGAGCTGGAACGCCGGCCTTCGCTACGAACCGATCGACGGCCTGGCGCTTCACGCCAGCTTCGCCGAGGCGTTTCGCGGCAAGGAGATCGGCGACGCCTTCACCTTGGAAACGCGCCCCGGCCGCATCGCGCTGGCGCCCGACCTCCAGCCCGAGCGCGTCGACAATTATGAGGTGGGCGCCTCGTTCGACCGCGACGGTTTCCGTGCCTCGGCGGTCTATTACCACATGGCCATCGACGATGTGATCCTCGACCAGATCGGCAGCGGGCCCGCCCCGCAGGCGGCGAATTATTTCGAGAATGTCGGCCGCTTCAAGGCGAACGGCGTGGAAGTGCGCGCCGGCTATTCGAGCGGGCCCTTCTCGGTCGACGCCTATTACAACCACTACCGATCGCGGCTGAACGGCGACCAGATCGAGGGCTATGAGCATATCGGCCTCGGCACCTCGGTGGGCGACAACTGGAACGTCACCGCCGGCTATCGGCCGCTGCCGACGCTGGGGTTCGAGGTGAGCGTCAACCATTATGACGACCTCAACGATATCGAGGTGCTCCAGCGCAATGTCGAGATCGGCTGGGCGCCGACCACGCAGTTCGTGGACAAGCCCGGCTACACCGTGATCGACCTGTTCGCGCGCTGGCAGCCGCTGGGCGACGAACGGCTGACCCTGCTGGCCGGCGTCTACAACCTGTTCGACGTCACCTACCGCGCGCATGCCAGCGTGGCGGATTATACCGCGATCCCCGATTTCGAGGGCGTGGTCGGCGTGCGCGAGCCAGGGCGGGATATCAGGCTGACGGCGGCAGTACGGTTCTGA
- a CDS encoding DUF1800 domain-containing protein, with amino-acid sequence MTDVAIALNRFGLGARPSDAAPADPRAFLLDQFDRYRPRPPAIAAVPPRAEVAGRLADFLADRREMNEAARKAQRAAAGDAAKPGVAPRAKPAAMPPAGANAAAGDARLDMRADHLAMVAARTDQALGAEAPFVERLVHFWANHFAISVDKFAVIGLGGLLEFEAIRPHVLGRFGDMLIAVESHPAMLLYLDQAQSIGPESAIGARIGARGKRNAGLNENLAREILELHTLGVRTSYDQADVTEFARALTGRTVPRLTRVPGIDRLGLDSRPAGETLFVPEIHEPGPRRIMGKAYAQEGAAQADAVLADLAVHPATARHIATKLARHFAGDDPSPALVGRLERAFLTSGGDLPTVYRALVEAPEAWAPAPVRFKTPWDWYVSALRAAGTREAAGQATVGLLTQLGQPVWRPGSPAGYDDIDASWLGPDALSRRVAVAERLAARTPPAVDARTLAPRLMPGPIRPATSEAIARAEGPAQAFALMLVSPEFLRR; translated from the coding sequence ATGACCGATGTTGCGATCGCATTGAACCGGTTCGGGCTGGGCGCACGCCCCTCGGACGCCGCGCCTGCCGATCCGCGTGCCTTTCTGCTCGACCAGTTCGATCGCTATCGTCCGCGCCCGCCCGCCATCGCCGCGGTGCCGCCGCGCGCCGAGGTGGCGGGCCGGTTGGCGGATTTCCTCGCCGACCGGCGCGAGATGAACGAAGCGGCGCGCAAGGCGCAGCGGGCAGCGGCGGGCGATGCCGCCAAACCCGGCGTGGCGCCCCGGGCGAAACCCGCCGCGATGCCGCCCGCCGGCGCCAACGCGGCGGCGGGCGATGCGCGGCTCGACATGCGCGCCGATCACCTCGCGATGGTGGCGGCACGCACCGATCAGGCGCTGGGCGCCGAGGCACCCTTCGTCGAGCGGCTCGTCCATTTCTGGGCGAACCATTTCGCGATCTCGGTCGACAAGTTCGCGGTGATCGGGCTCGGCGGGCTGCTCGAATTCGAAGCGATCCGCCCGCACGTGCTGGGCCGGTTCGGCGACATGCTGATCGCGGTCGAGAGCCACCCCGCGATGCTGCTCTATCTCGATCAGGCGCAATCGATCGGGCCCGAGAGCGCGATCGGTGCCCGCATCGGCGCGCGGGGCAAGCGCAACGCGGGGCTCAACGAGAATCTGGCGCGCGAGATTCTGGAACTGCACACGCTGGGCGTCCGCACCAGCTATGATCAGGCCGACGTCACCGAATTCGCCCGCGCGCTGACCGGCCGTACGGTGCCGCGGCTCACGCGCGTGCCGGGCATCGACCGGTTGGGGCTCGACAGCCGTCCGGCGGGCGAAACCCTGTTCGTACCCGAGATTCACGAACCCGGCCCGCGGCGCATCATGGGCAAGGCCTATGCGCAGGAGGGGGCGGCGCAGGCCGATGCGGTGCTCGCCGACCTTGCCGTGCATCCGGCAACCGCGCGCCACATCGCCACCAAGCTCGCCCGGCATTTCGCCGGGGACGATCCATCGCCCGCGCTGGTCGGACGCCTCGAACGCGCCTTCCTCACCAGCGGGGGCGATCTGCCGACCGTCTATCGCGCGCTGGTGGAGGCGCCCGAGGCGTGGGCGCCCGCCCCCGTCCGCTTCAAGACCCCGTGGGACTGGTATGTCTCCGCGTTGCGCGCGGCGGGCACGCGCGAGGCCGCCGGGCAGGCGACCGTGGGGCTGCTCACCCAGCTCGGCCAGCCTGTGTGGCGGCCGGGATCGCCGGCGGGCTATGACGATATCGACGCGAGCTGGCTCGGGCCCGACGCGCTCTCGCGGCGCGTCGCCGTGGCGGAACGGCTGGCGGCGCGCACGCCGCCCGCGGTCGACGCGCGGACATTGGCGCCGCGGCTGATGCCGGGGCCGATCCGCCCCGCCACCAGCGAAGCGATCGCGCGCGCCGAAGGCCCCGCACAGGCGTTTGCCCTGATGCTGGTCTCGCCCGAATTCCTGAGGAGATAA
- a CDS encoding multidrug effflux MFS transporter has translation MSTPVTPHPGMHAREFVALVAAIMAVNALGVDLMLPALPEIGHELGIASANHRQWIVTIYVLGFGLGQLVYGPLSDRLGRKPVLLVTLAGFVGACILSAAAPTFGTMLAARLLQGLMSASSRVLSVAIIRDSYSGRKMARTSSLAQMIFFLVPILAPSIGQVLMEFGPWRFIFYALGTFAALVFAWVLMRLPETLQAEYRRPISVASLTDAYRQTLANRYSLGYSLAGGLTFGAIIAYVSASQQIFTDVFRQGSHFAILFGVCAFAMGWAAFANSRLVERLGTRMISQTGLLLLILLSLIHVAINLAGLETLWTYLAIQALSMTCVGLCGPNFGAMAMEPVGHIAGTASSVQGFITSLVAVLVASVIGQAFDGTTFPFALGYLAIGLGALAIVFVVERGQLFHARMA, from the coding sequence ATGAGTACCCCTGTCACGCCCCATCCCGGCATGCATGCCCGAGAATTCGTGGCGCTCGTCGCCGCGATCATGGCGGTCAATGCGCTGGGGGTGGATCTGATGCTGCCGGCGCTGCCGGAGATCGGCCACGAACTCGGCATCGCCAGCGCCAATCACCGGCAGTGGATCGTCACCATCTACGTGCTCGGCTTCGGGCTCGGCCAGCTCGTCTATGGGCCGCTGTCCGACCGATTGGGGCGCAAGCCGGTGTTGCTGGTGACGCTGGCGGGCTTCGTCGGCGCCTGCATCCTCTCCGCCGCTGCGCCCACCTTCGGCACGATGCTCGCCGCGCGGCTGCTGCAGGGGCTGATGTCGGCCTCATCGCGCGTGCTCTCGGTTGCGATCATTCGCGACAGCTACTCGGGCCGCAAGATGGCACGCACCTCCTCGCTGGCGCAGATGATCTTCTTCCTTGTGCCGATCCTCGCGCCCAGCATCGGCCAGGTGCTGATGGAATTCGGGCCGTGGCGCTTCATCTTCTACGCGCTCGGCACCTTCGCCGCGCTCGTCTTCGCCTGGGTGCTGATGCGCCTGCCCGAAACGTTGCAGGCCGAATATCGCCGTCCGATCTCGGTCGCCTCGCTGACCGATGCCTATCGCCAGACGCTCGCGAACCGTTACTCGCTGGGCTATTCGCTGGCCGGCGGGCTGACCTTCGGCGCGATCATCGCCTATGTTTCCGCCTCGCAGCAGATCTTCACCGACGTGTTTCGCCAGGGCAGCCATTTCGCCATCCTGTTCGGCGTGTGCGCCTTCGCGATGGGCTGGGCGGCGTTCGCCAACAGCCGGCTGGTCGAGCGACTGGGCACGCGCATGATCTCGCAGACCGGCCTGCTGCTGCTGATCCTGCTCTCTCTGATCCATGTCGCGATCAACCTGGCGGGGCTCGAAACCTTGTGGACCTATCTCGCGATCCAGGCGCTGAGCATGACCTGCGTCGGCCTGTGCGGCCCCAATTTCGGCGCGATGGCGATGGAGCCGGTGGGCCATATAGCCGGCACCGCATCCTCGGTGCAGGGCTTCATCACCAGCCTCGTCGCGGTGCTGGTCGCCTCGGTGATCGGACAGGCGTTCGACGGCACGACCTTCCCCTTCGCCTTGGGTTATCTCGCGATCGGGCTGGGCGCGCTGGCCATCGTGTTCGTCGTGGAGCGCGGGCAGCTGTTCCACGCGCGCATGGCGTAA
- a CDS encoding PepSY-associated TM helix domain-containing protein has protein sequence MQRARWGLRLWHRGFGIGAGLWLLLLALTGTAIAFYDELDRALVPELRTIPGEFTALPRVDLALATAQVRHPGFVPRHIDLPNRPRDSIMIIGSENGQAAQLFSDPRDGAMLGLRSSGSFAFDRRHLMDTLYALHMDLLLGPTMAWVLGLVALLWAIDHVPAAILAIPRLARWWRALRVKPRGRRALYDRHRAPGLWLMPVTLMLAVSGLCLSWQEETRAVVSLVSPVSERLHYDFPDAPVPSRPIGVDRALARVRGAGVWRVDSVQILPAKAVYAVRAFDERDLDGIGRRWIYVAMADGRILAERHDNGSSAGDAFFAWQYPLHSGKALGLAGRALICIAGLVTASLCLTGIALLLLRTSR, from the coding sequence ATGCAACGCGCACGGTGGGGCCTTCGGCTGTGGCACCGCGGCTTCGGCATCGGCGCCGGTCTCTGGCTGCTGCTGCTCGCCCTCACCGGCACGGCGATCGCCTTCTACGACGAACTCGACCGCGCGCTGGTGCCCGAACTGCGCACGATCCCGGGGGAGTTCACCGCCCTGCCCCGCGTCGATCTCGCGCTCGCCACCGCGCAGGTGCGCCATCCCGGCTTCGTGCCGCGCCACATCGATCTGCCCAACCGTCCCCGCGACAGCATCATGATCATCGGCAGCGAGAACGGCCAGGCGGCTCAACTCTTCTCCGATCCGCGCGACGGCGCCATGCTCGGCTTGCGGTCAAGCGGCAGCTTCGCGTTCGACCGGCGCCATTTGATGGACACGCTCTACGCGCTGCACATGGATCTGCTGCTTGGTCCGACAATGGCGTGGGTCCTCGGGTTGGTTGCCCTGCTTTGGGCAATCGACCATGTTCCGGCCGCCATCCTCGCCATTCCCCGCCTCGCGCGCTGGTGGCGGGCACTGCGGGTGAAGCCGCGCGGGCGGCGGGCGCTGTATGACCGCCATCGCGCGCCGGGTCTGTGGCTGATGCCGGTCACATTGATGCTCGCGGTCAGCGGCTTGTGCCTGTCATGGCAGGAGGAGACGCGCGCGGTCGTCTCGCTGGTTTCGCCCGTATCCGAACGGCTGCACTATGATTTCCCCGACGCCCCGGTGCCCTCCCGGCCGATCGGCGTCGATCGCGCGCTCGCCCGAGTCCGCGGAGCTGGTGTGTGGCGCGTCGACAGCGTGCAGATCCTGCCCGCCAAGGCGGTCTATGCCGTGCGGGCGTTCGACGAGCGCGACCTCGACGGCATCGGCCGCCGCTGGATCTACGTCGCGATGGCCGATGGCCGCATCCTCGCCGAGCGCCACGACAATGGCAGCAGCGCCGGCGATGCCTTCTTTGCGTGGCAGTATCCGCTGCATTCGGGAAAGGCGTTGGGGTTGGCCGGCCGTGCGCTCATCTGCATTGCCGGGCTGGTCACGGCTTCGCTGTGCCTCACCGGAATCGCGCTTCTGCTGCTCCGGACGAGCCGCTGA
- a CDS encoding FecR family protein produces MVDAHRLRPTPDIVRRAAEWAAELDDARVAAARRDACEAWCAEDQRHRLAFDRMRLIGGRFEGLDPVGRNALARVGRATTHGKRAAGGLLAIALLAVGGGWLAMQSFTLRSLLPDHRTAPGEQRPVILADGSRLDLDTGTAVSLRESGSARRIDLYEGRLMAEVMRDRDRPFTIVTHDGTATALGTRFSVRREGRATIVTVIESRVRVCPGAETGGPNCRDLGAGERALIRRGAVRRMAPVGVEQASAWTKGWLEADDMPIAEALAELNRYRTRPARIASTTSRDIRITGSFSLTDSDASLRAIAATNGLIVTPTADGVVLHRAH; encoded by the coding sequence ATGGTCGACGCCCACCGCCTTCGCCCGACGCCGGATATCGTGCGCCGCGCCGCCGAATGGGCGGCCGAGCTCGACGATGCGCGCGTGGCGGCGGCGCGGCGCGATGCCTGCGAGGCCTGGTGCGCCGAGGACCAGCGCCACCGGCTGGCATTCGACCGGATGCGGCTGATCGGCGGCCGCTTCGAGGGGCTCGATCCCGTCGGCCGCAACGCGCTGGCGCGGGTCGGCCGGGCGACGACGCATGGAAAGCGCGCGGCGGGCGGCCTGCTCGCCATCGCGCTGCTCGCGGTCGGCGGCGGCTGGCTGGCGATGCAGAGCTTCACATTGCGCAGCCTGCTCCCCGATCACCGCACCGCGCCGGGCGAGCAACGACCTGTCATATTGGCGGACGGATCGCGGCTCGATCTCGACACCGGCACTGCGGTCAGCCTGCGCGAGAGCGGATCCGCGCGGCGGATCGACCTCTATGAGGGCCGGTTGATGGCAGAGGTCATGCGTGACCGCGACCGCCCCTTCACGATCGTAACGCATGACGGCACCGCGACCGCGCTCGGCACGCGCTTCAGCGTCCGGCGCGAGGGCCGGGCCACGATCGTGACGGTGATCGAATCGCGCGTCCGGGTCTGCCCTGGCGCGGAAACCGGCGGGCCGAACTGCCGTGACCTCGGCGCGGGCGAGCGCGCGCTGATCAGGAGGGGCGCGGTACGGCGCATGGCTCCGGTGGGTGTCGAACAGGCCTCGGCATGGACCAAGGGCTGGCTTGAGGCGGACGACATGCCGATCGCCGAAGCGCTCGCCGAGCTCAACCGCTATCGCACGCGACCCGCGCGCATCGCCTCCACCACTTCCCGCGACATCCGCATCACCGGCAGCTTCTCGCTGACCGACAGCGACGCCTCGCTGCGCGCGATCGCCGCGACCAACGGGCTGATCGTGACGCCGACAGCGGATGGCGTGGTGCTGCACCGCGCGCACTGA